In Segatella copri, the DNA window GCAGCACCTGAGCAAGCTGCCGTTCCTGAAGAGCAGTTCTCTGCCGGAAACGCTGAGAGCGCTAACATCAGCGGCGATTTGCAGGCGATGCTCCAGGCTAAGATGAATGCACAGAACGCAGCAGCAGCTCCAGCTCCGGCAGCAGCTCCGGCTCCAGCTGAGGAGGCAAAGGAAGAAGCTACTGAAAAAACTGCAACCGATAAGAAACAGGAGTCAGCTCCTATCCACTATACTGAAGGTATGAAGGTAGAACTCGATGCAGACGGAACCTGGAAGGGTGATCCGGGCGATGGAACCGATTTCATCCCGGTAGTCGACATTCCTATCGAAGACCAGGCTGCCATTCCTACTGTCGACATCTTCGACCGTCCTACCACTCCGCAGACTTCTCACCAGCACACACCTGCTGCTGCCCCTGCAGCCAAGAACAAGCAGGAAGCACCAGCCTACGATTTCAGCAATCTCGTGAAATCCAACGGTGTGCTCGAAGTGATTTCAGAGGGCTACGGATTCCTGCGCAGCAGCGATTACAATTACCTTTCTTCACCGGACGATGTTTATGTAGCATCCAGCTTCGTCAAGAAGTTCGGTCTGAAGACTGGCGATGTCATCGAGTGCAAGGTGCGTCCGCCTCACGAGGGCGAGAAATACTTCCCGCTCACCAGCATCATCAAGATCAATGGCCGTGACCCGTCAGAGGTTCGTGACCGTGTTCCTTTCGAGCACCTCACCCCACTCTTCCCTGATGAGAAGTTCAATCTCTGTGGCGACCGCCGCACCACCAATCTCAGCACCCGCATCGTAGACCTCTTCTCGCCAATCGGTAAGGGTCAGCGTGCGCTCATCGTGGCTCAGCCTAAGACCGGTAAGACCATCCTCATGAAGGATATTGCCAACGCCATCGCAGCCAACCATCCTGAGGCTTACCTCATGATGCTGCTCATCGACGAGCGTCCTGAGGAGGTTACCGACATGGCACGCACCGTGAATGCAGAGGTTATCGCCTCTACCTTCGACGAGCCAGCAGAGCGCCATGTCAAGATTGCCGGAATCGTGCTCGAGAAGGCTAAGAGAATGGTAGAATGCGGACACGATGTTGTCATCTTCCTCGATTCCATCACCCGTCTCGCCCGTGCCTACAACACCACAGCTCCTGCATCTGGTAAGGTGCTTACCGGTGGTGTAGATGCAAACGCCCTCCAGAAGCCTAAGCGTTTCTTCGGTGCTGCGCGTAACATCGAAGGCGGCGGTTCGCTCACCATCATCGCTACTGCCCTCATCGATACAGGTAGTAAGATGGATGAAGTCATCTTCGAGGAGTTCAAGGGAACAGGTAACATGGAGTTGCAGCTCGACCGCTCACTCAGCAACAAGCGCATCTTCCCTGCTGTCAACCTCATTTCTTCGTCTACCCGTCGCGACGATCTGCTGCAGGACAAGACAACGCTTGACCGCATGTGGATTCTGCGCAAGTATCTGTCAGATATGAACGCTATCGAGGCGATGAGCACCATCCACAAGAACATGCAGCATACTCGCAACAACGACGAGTTCCTGCTCTCTATGAATTCATAACCCCTCATCCGGGTTTAACCATACTAGAATATCCGGCAAAAGGCTCCGTTCATCGGCAGTCTTTACTAGATATAAATGAAGAGAGATTTGAAAGAGAAGGGCAAGTTCCATTTCCGGGATTTGCCCTTCGTGCTTTTTTACTGTTTAAAATCATTAAAAAAATATTCCATTTCATTTTTTATTCGTATCTTTGCTTACCTAAACACAGAGGGTCGCAAAGCCCCAATATAAATAATGTATAACTTAAAATCAAAAGAACCATGAGCAAATATTTTGCAGAATCAGAATTGATTATCAATGAAGACGGAAGCTGCTTCCACCTTCATCTTCGCCCGGAACAAGTGGCTGATAAAGTAATCCTCGTTGGCGACCCAGGTCGCGTAGCCCTCGTAGCCTCCCATTTCGATGAGAAGGAATGCGAAGTTTCAAGTCGGGAATTCCACGCCATCACCGGCACATATAAAGGCAAGCGAATCACCGTGCAGAGCACCGGAATAGGATGCGATAATATCGATATCGTAGTCAACGAGCTCGATGCGCTGAAGAACATCGATTTCAAAACCCGCACCGAGAAACCCGAGCACACCACGCTCACCCTCGTGCGCATCGGAACCTGCGGCGGCCTGCAGCTCAACTGCCCTGCCGGAACCTTCGTAGCCTCGCAGAAGAGCATCGGTTTCGACGGACTCATCAACTTCTATGCCCGTCGCAACGAAATCTGCGACCTCGAAACAGAGGCAGAATTCAAGCGCCAGGTAAAATGGAACGACCAGATTGGCAACCCATACTGTGTAGACAACAATCCGGAACTGCTCAACCAGATAGCCGGCGATGATATGGTACGCGGAATCACCATAGCCTGTGGCGGTTTCTACGGACCTCAGGGCCGCGAACTCCGTGCCCCACTTGCCGACCCGGAACTTAATCAGAAGATTGAAGCTTTCGAGTATAACGGTCTGCGCGTCAACAACTTCGAGATGGAGAGTTCAGCCCTTGCCGGTCTTTCCCTTCTCCTCGGGCATAAGGCATTAACCTGCTGCATGGTCATCGCCAACCGCCGTGCCCTCAGCGCCAACACCGGCTACAAGAGCACCATCGACAAATTGATAAAAGTTGTATTAGATAGAATCTAGCTCCATTGCAGCAATACGCCCTGAAAGGGCAGAAGCTCCTAGCCCAGGGCAACACCCTGGGTTAAAACAGCAAACAACCCTGTCGCCCTGAAAGGGCAAAAGCTTTAAAATACGAATCAATAAATGAAGAATCAAGAAGAATGTATCTGCGCCCTGGCAACCCCAGCCGGCGGTGCCATCGGAATCATCCGACTCAGTGGCTCTAACGCCATTACCATCACCGACAAAATCTTCCAGTCTGCCAACGGCAAATCCCTGGAAGAAGCCAAGCCCTACACGCTGCATTATGGCGAAATCAAGGATAAGGATGGCAACACCATCGATGATGTACTGGTGAGCGTGTTCCGTGCACCCCACAGTTATACAGGCGAGAACTCCACCGAGATTTCCTGTCATGGCAGCCGATACATTCTTCAGCAGGTTCTCCATCGCTTTACGGAGGTAGGATGTCGCCAGGCAGAACCGGGCGAATACACCCGTCGTGCCTATCTCAACGGAAAGATGGACCTCTCTCAGGCAGAAGCCGTAGCTGATCTCATCGCCTCTACCAACAAGGCAACCCACAAGATGGCGCTCAGCCAACTGAAAGGTCATTTCAGCAACGAGCTCTCCCTCCTTCGCGAAAAATTATTAAAGATGACTTCGCTCCTGGAGTTGGAGCTCGACTTCAGCGACCACGAAGAACTGGAGTTTGCCGACCGCAGCGAACTCCAGGCACTAGCCGAAGAAATCAATCACAAGATTACCACCCTCGCCCACTCCTTCGAAACCGGCAATGCCCTAAAGCAGGGAGTAGCCGTAGCCATCGTAGGCAAGACGAATGTGGGCAAGAGCACCCTGCTCAACCGTCTGCTCCACGAGGAGAAGGCAATCGTGAGCGACATTCA includes these proteins:
- the rho gene encoding transcription termination factor Rho; this encodes MYSKEELQAKSVVQLKDIAKELGAKVKKSDNKGTIVYAILDAQAEQPAPEAAPKRKRTRIATKKEDRVYSVHGNEGENFDVQKNQVLGPNGGETAPQAMSETAPAPAVEEEIRFSPAEQSLQSSAQKQTLNQSGEDIEAQVLANFPKHRGRRSKAELEAIAEARAAAIRKHQAVKAELEAQMAKDAQETANQQAATEAEQPEEATADNQQTAPEQAAPEQAAVPEEQFSAGNAESANISGDLQAMLQAKMNAQNAAAAPAPAAAPAPAEEAKEEATEKTATDKKQESAPIHYTEGMKVELDADGTWKGDPGDGTDFIPVVDIPIEDQAAIPTVDIFDRPTTPQTSHQHTPAAAPAAKNKQEAPAYDFSNLVKSNGVLEVISEGYGFLRSSDYNYLSSPDDVYVASSFVKKFGLKTGDVIECKVRPPHEGEKYFPLTSIIKINGRDPSEVRDRVPFEHLTPLFPDEKFNLCGDRRTTNLSTRIVDLFSPIGKGQRALIVAQPKTGKTILMKDIANAIAANHPEAYLMMLLIDERPEEVTDMARTVNAEVIASTFDEPAERHVKIAGIVLEKAKRMVECGHDVVIFLDSITRLARAYNTTAPASGKVLTGGVDANALQKPKRFFGAARNIEGGGSLTIIATALIDTGSKMDEVIFEEFKGTGNMELQLDRSLSNKRIFPAVNLISSSTRRDDLLQDKTTLDRMWILRKYLSDMNAIEAMSTIHKNMQHTRNNDEFLLSMNS
- a CDS encoding nucleoside phosphorylase, which translates into the protein MSKYFAESELIINEDGSCFHLHLRPEQVADKVILVGDPGRVALVASHFDEKECEVSSREFHAITGTYKGKRITVQSTGIGCDNIDIVVNELDALKNIDFKTRTEKPEHTTLTLVRIGTCGGLQLNCPAGTFVASQKSIGFDGLINFYARRNEICDLETEAEFKRQVKWNDQIGNPYCVDNNPELLNQIAGDDMVRGITIACGGFYGPQGRELRAPLADPELNQKIEAFEYNGLRVNNFEMESSALAGLSLLLGHKALTCCMVIANRRALSANTGYKSTIDKLIKVVLDRI
- the mnmE gene encoding tRNA uridine-5-carboxymethylaminomethyl(34) synthesis GTPase MnmE; amino-acid sequence: MKNQEECICALATPAGGAIGIIRLSGSNAITITDKIFQSANGKSLEEAKPYTLHYGEIKDKDGNTIDDVLVSVFRAPHSYTGENSTEISCHGSRYILQQVLHRFTEVGCRQAEPGEYTRRAYLNGKMDLSQAEAVADLIASTNKATHKMALSQLKGHFSNELSLLREKLLKMTSLLELELDFSDHEELEFADRSELQALAEEINHKITTLAHSFETGNALKQGVAVAIVGKTNVGKSTLLNRLLHEEKAIVSDIHGTTRDVIEDTTLIDGITFRFIDTAGIRKTDDVVENIGIERTFQKMEEAKIVIWLLDEQPSASEIKEMKLKNQGKKLLVVFNKMDKLENDKLAFDKFTHSCGSDSSEPEAPLFISARTGENVSSLEQALVRAADIPEITENDVIITSARHYEALLRAHDSLSRVLESMEMGMSGDIIAEDLKMVLEELGEITGGQISSQETLNNIFKHFCIGK